One region of Pieris rapae chromosome Z, ilPieRapa1.1, whole genome shotgun sequence genomic DNA includes:
- the LOC111003324 gene encoding uncharacterized protein LOC111003324 isoform X2 encodes MSREFSRSRTHSPVVEAVQKILNLDSSPGSSRKHDDDGRDEGVHIPNFSKEISLDSEDDFLNKNTVSKSSISLVTPTEIPKNISPKSILKRRAPEPQYIGVTETREKTKCCHPLVNKIKHLADKTLHKLDKIESEKSPLSKRKKNEESQEIRQLKNSPSAVRRQKFSAIKLGDSDEVSKTICVDTPPPRKRKEHIYEDIDDTEEISFENIQNTPQDKVGDLQEDNDIHVEKRSTKSYDPSLVAEDTISLKEEEHVMEILHKNTDQNHKEVIGYMEDDHDIAEEAVHEETANTYNTSHNITITEITDDESTSNMEQSSTVPIEVSPSPSPREIQRKRKEEFQDSDWSKPSSDHEYEIIEKPSITYTTPSVDENPKMVKTEDELSSTTSLERKYLQNQSDDEEIDSKENINEDKKERAMSAEALQKDIEERFFVNTPSTVSRTECEISTSQVDSSALENLPLKRDSRTKNGESIDSKIQQRLKEGTGKLKSQAGKLRTKINNMKMPDRPKFKMPERPKFSLPDKSKFSLPERSKIKSFNIKDRFSLGERRKFSLPERPKFNVPEFPKFRMPERLLTNFQSLGRKKENKVDDNTESTSDLQNTATVDFEVKTYPRLFSKKKKPPLPKTSSSPTLNREDTPPPTFTFTRMKKPMEETAYDPDRSEEPREYGSIDNTDGDFTSDTVEKKQFETTYDFDRMPSYEYEEEDQEFQKAENLHPVSQLLPNQEYTHINEINKDEFFVRPRGISRENIQVREYLSDEIRQAFQTPKNVLVTLGTDSRDEDSREHMYANDLDVDNDIIDDENIKYSTEDINERDDGYYTFPPVRPSRAKRKKKETDSIKYIDDSVNASMQFSDVDLGMSDEQLDDQPMNDNLQGHINQEFSDFPPPTDLRSIHEYANDEIIEYPDQAVQSQTLPMPPKRKKKFGKQDTNSSLTTFDSLTLPENFKKPQDRSEDIIVYRTEHEYTVPQAESAIDPSPAPPKRTRSRSSREPSLYDDDRTSRGADSLILDTNLPPAGDIDGRSESCHESPGYATVDKGGSQQIKTVRRSKSKTPPRRRKSNSSERKYYTVGSSKTVVPNRPPRKKSSISLTTLDSFARRSISGDFTQYDEIDEPQVEDVHKNLKSGEILNKMKDRPLPPPPRPPRGPRKKKNSSVDGLNELDKIMDIESPLTKSPSPYLSSELHQSDIVEIEVSTQTDPLPDDVDFDIEENLNISMSSSLRDIINEDSMLGKLSDKTGSRPTSRSEKSLKLSDPKISGLGRSSPTVILVEKRVSSPTRINERDEMLTEASLTVQPIDVDEREIPEVPPLPKSRKSSAPKPSTVTLSDRTLERISVETSRDVQLDNLVTQRLQVKDLDVGRLNVSELQATKILVSDIEGMTLQVNELDSKSGHISVSGIEFSQSVIDEIAKKFAEMTAVNSNQAIIQVQQSVAQIPSTPKTNNKEEETQTEVSQEEKNKESKIVENIDDDSLSTTFAPPLSIEENIPPQRPPPPDLTPLLYSYLQDLASPPPAIYFPRNLPPTNLPEALHTTPAPPLRRSKRKPAAALSESSSDDARPRPSPRRMPVPVRAQEPTITEAGAQFLRVCHNSITRAVRNLYTSFMNYVHGAQDKRDVQMAMVICLVLVAGLIMFGLSDSRAVHHHHWEFFNPPDIPQ; translated from the exons ATGTCTCGTGAATTTTCAAGGTCACGTACTCACTCCCCGGTTGTGGAGGCTgtacaaaagattttaaatttagattcaTCTCCTGGAAGTAGCCGAAAACATGATGACGATGGAAGAGATGAAGGTGTTCATATACCGAACTTCTCTAAAGAGATATCCCTAGATTCTGaagatgattttttaaataaaaacacagtgTCAAAATCGTCCATTAGTCTCGTTACTCCGACAGAAAtcccaaaaaatatttctcccaaaagtattttaaaacgtcGCGCACCAGAACCACAGTATATTGGAGTTACGGAAACGCGCGAAAAAACCAAATGTTGTCATCctcttgtaaataaaataaaacatttagctGATAAAACGCTACACAAATTAGATAAGATTGAAAGTGAAAAATCTCCACTATCAAAGCGAAAGAAAAATGAAGAATCCCAAGAAATAAGGCAGTTAAAAAATTCACCCAGTGCCGTAAGGCGACAAAAATTTAGTGCTATAAAGTTAGGGGACTCAGATGAAGTAAGTAAAACAATCTGCGTAGACACACCCCCTCCCAGAAAGAGAAAAGAACATATTTATGAGGATATAGATGATACAGAAGAAATatcttttgaaaatattcaaaatacacCTCAAGATAAGGTCGGAGACTTACAAGAAGATAACGACATTCATGTCGAAAAGAGATCAACTAAATCCTATGACCCTAGTTTAGTCGCTGAAgatacaatttctttaaagGAAGAAGAACATGTTAtggaaatattacataaaaatactgaTCAGAATCATAAAGAAGTTATTGGATATATGGAGGATGATCATGATATAGCTGAAGAAGCAGTTCATGAAGAAACAGCCAACACTTATAATACCTCTCACAACATTACAATTACTGAAATCACTGATGATGAATCCACCAGTAATATGGAACAATCTTCAACGGTACCTATTGAAGTATCACCGAGTCCAAGTCCAAGAGAAATACAACGAAAACGAAAGGAAGAATTTCAAGACAGCGATTGGTCTAAACCAAGCAg tGATCATGAATATGAAATCATCGAAAAGCCAAGCATTACTTACACGACCCCAAGCGTAGATGAAAACCCCAAAATGGTAAAAACCGAAGACGAATTGTCAAGTACTACTTCTTTAGAacgcaaatatttacaaaatcaatCTGATGACGAAGAAATTGATagcaaagaaaatataaatgaggATAAAAAAGAAAGGGCGATGAGTGCAGAAGCTTTACAAAAAGATATTGAAGAacgtttttttgttaatacgcCATCAACGGTATCAAGAACTGAATGTGAAATTAGTACCAGCCAGGTTGACTCGTCTGCGTTGGAAAATTTACCATTAAAAAGAGACAGCCGTACAAAAAATGGAGAGAGCATTGACAGTAAAATACAACAACGATTAAAAGAGGGAAcaggaaaattaaaatcacagGCTGGAAAATTaagaacaaaaattaataatatgaagaTGCCTGATCgacctaaatttaaaatgccaGAAAGACCCAAATTTTCATTACctgataaaagtaaatttagccTACCAGAGAGATCTAAAATAAAGAGCTTCAATATAAAGGATAGGTTTTCTTTGGGAGAACGAAGAAAGTTTTCTTTGCCTGAGAGGCCAAAATTTAATGTTCCCGAGTTTCCGAAGTTTAGAATGCCCGAAAGACTTCTGACTAACTTCCAGAGTTTAGGaaggaaaaaagaaaataaagtgGATGATAACACTGAATCTACTTCCGATTTACAAAACACAGCCACCGTAGATTTCGAAGTAAAAACATATCCAAgactattttcaaaaaaaaagaaaccgCCTCTGCCCAAAACATCGTCTTCTCCCACTTTAAATAGAGAAGATACACCTCCTCCCACTTTTACCTTTACTCGTATGAAGAAGCCGATGGAAGAAACAGCTTATGATCCTGATAGGTCAGAAGAACCACGAGAATACGGTAGTATCGATAACACAGACGGTGATTTTACTTCTGATActgtagaaaaaaaacaatttgaaacGACGTATGATTTTGATAGAATGCCCTCATATGAGTACGAGGAAGAAGATCAAGAATTCCAGAAAGCTGAAAATTTACACCCAGTTTCACAATTATTGCCAAATCAAGAATACACGCAcataaacgaaataaataaagacgaATTTTTTGTTCGACCGAGAGGAATATCTCgagaaaatatacaagtaaGGGAGTACTTGAGCGATGAAATACGACAAGCGTTTCAGACACCGAAAAATGTTTTGGTCACATTGGGAACGGATTCTAGAGACGAAGATTCTAGAGAGCACATGTATGCTAACGACTTAGATGTCGATAATGATATAATCGACGACGAAAATATTAAGTACTCAACAGAAGATATTAATGAAAGGGATGACGGATATTACACATTCCCGCCTGTTAGACCATCTAGAGCAAAacgaaagaagaaagaaactgattcgataaaatatattgacgaTAGCGTAAATGCCAGTATGCAGTTTAGTGACGTTGATTTGGGAATGTCTGACGAGCAACTTGATGATCAACCTATGAATGATAACTTACAAGGTCATATCAATCAGGAATTCTCAGACTTCCCTCCTCCGACTGATTTACGTTCGATTCACGAATATGCAAATGATGAAATTATCGAATATCCTGATCAAGCAGTTCAATCACAAACACTTCCTATGCCACCAAAGCGAAAAAAGAAGTTCGGCAAACAAGACACAAATTCCTCCTTGACAACCTTCGATAGCTTGACACTTccggaaaattttaaaaagcctCAAGATCGCAGCGAAGAT ataatcGTGTATCGAACTGAACACGAATACACTGTTCCTCAAGCTGAATCGGCGATAGATCCAAGTCCTGCGCCACCAAAACGAACCCGTTCGCGAAGTTCTCGTGAACCATCTCTGTATGACGATGATCGAACTTCGAGAGGGGCAGATTCTCTAATACTTGACACAAATCTACCACCCGCCGGAGACATCGATGGGAGATCAGAAAGTTGCCATGAAAGTCCAGGATATGCTACTGTCGATAAAGGGGGTagtcaacaaattaaaacgGTTAGAAGATCTAAAAGCAAAACACCACCACGACGCAGGAAAAGTAATAGttctgaaagaaaatattatactgtAGGCAGTAGTAAAACTGTTGTTCCAAATAGACCGCCTAGGAAAAAATCGTCTATAAGTCTTACAACATTAGATAGCTTCGCGCGACGATCTATAAGTGGTGACTTTACGCAGTACGATGAGATAGATGAACCGCAGGTAGAAGACGTACACAAGAACTTAAAATCAGgggaaattttaaataaaatgaaagatAGACCGTTGCCCCCTCCACCTCGCCCACCCAGAGGAccaagaaagaagaaaaattcATCAGTGGATGGACTAAATGAACTAGATAAAATAATGGATATAGAGAGCCCACTGACAAAGTCTCCTTCGCCCTACTTATCCAGTGAACTCCATCAAAGTGATATAGTAGAAATAGAAGTCTCTACACAAACAGACCCTCTTCCAGATGATGTAGATTTTGACATAGAAGAAAATTTGAACATATCCATGTCTAGTTCCCTAAGGGATATCATAAATGAAGATTCAATGCTTGGTAAATTATCAGATAAAACAGGTTCTCGGCCTACATCAAGATctgaaaaatcattaaaactgTCTGACCCAAAAATATCTGGCCTTGGACGTTCATCGCCAACTGTAATTTTAGTAGAAAAACGTGTATCAAGTCCAACTAGAATAAACGAAAGAGACGAAATGTTAACGGAAGCATCGTTAACTGTTCAACCTATAGATGTTGATGAAAGAGAAATTCCTGAAGTACCTCCCTTACCAAAATCTAGGAAATCTTCTGCACCTAAGCCTTCAACTGTTACATTAAGTGATCGTACCCTTGAAAGGATTTCTGTTGAGACAAGTCGTGATGTTCAATTAGATAACTTGGTTACACAAAGATTGCAAGTGAAAGATCTAGATGTCGGTAGATTAAACGTGTCTGAATTACAAGCTACTAAAATCCTTGTATCAGATATTGAAGGTATGACACTTCAGGTTAATGAATTAGATTCAAAATCAGGCCATATATCAGTAAGTGGCATAGAATTCTCGCAATCCGTTATTGATGAAATTGCTAAGAAGTTTGCAGAAATGACTGCAGTTAATTCAAATCAAGCAATTATACAAGTGCAGCAAAGCGTGGCACAGATACCTTCAACTCCTAAGACCAATAACAAAGAAGAGGAGACGCAAACAGAGGTATCTCAAGAAGAAAAGAACAAGGAAAGTAAAATTGTTGAAAACATTGATGATGATTCTTTGTCTACAACATTTGCACCTCCACTTAGTATCGAAGAAAACATACCACCTCAAAGACCCCCGCCTCCTGATCTTACTCCacttttat
- the LOC111003324 gene encoding uncharacterized protein LOC111003324 isoform X1: protein MELSPDEEKNIPPVPIKTYQWEDLRRAREAGGYPWTHLLKVPLQEEITAEFIIRSTTPRRSMSREFSRSRTHSPVVEAVQKILNLDSSPGSSRKHDDDGRDEGVHIPNFSKEISLDSEDDFLNKNTVSKSSISLVTPTEIPKNISPKSILKRRAPEPQYIGVTETREKTKCCHPLVNKIKHLADKTLHKLDKIESEKSPLSKRKKNEESQEIRQLKNSPSAVRRQKFSAIKLGDSDEVSKTICVDTPPPRKRKEHIYEDIDDTEEISFENIQNTPQDKVGDLQEDNDIHVEKRSTKSYDPSLVAEDTISLKEEEHVMEILHKNTDQNHKEVIGYMEDDHDIAEEAVHEETANTYNTSHNITITEITDDESTSNMEQSSTVPIEVSPSPSPREIQRKRKEEFQDSDWSKPSSDHEYEIIEKPSITYTTPSVDENPKMVKTEDELSSTTSLERKYLQNQSDDEEIDSKENINEDKKERAMSAEALQKDIEERFFVNTPSTVSRTECEISTSQVDSSALENLPLKRDSRTKNGESIDSKIQQRLKEGTGKLKSQAGKLRTKINNMKMPDRPKFKMPERPKFSLPDKSKFSLPERSKIKSFNIKDRFSLGERRKFSLPERPKFNVPEFPKFRMPERLLTNFQSLGRKKENKVDDNTESTSDLQNTATVDFEVKTYPRLFSKKKKPPLPKTSSSPTLNREDTPPPTFTFTRMKKPMEETAYDPDRSEEPREYGSIDNTDGDFTSDTVEKKQFETTYDFDRMPSYEYEEEDQEFQKAENLHPVSQLLPNQEYTHINEINKDEFFVRPRGISRENIQVREYLSDEIRQAFQTPKNVLVTLGTDSRDEDSREHMYANDLDVDNDIIDDENIKYSTEDINERDDGYYTFPPVRPSRAKRKKKETDSIKYIDDSVNASMQFSDVDLGMSDEQLDDQPMNDNLQGHINQEFSDFPPPTDLRSIHEYANDEIIEYPDQAVQSQTLPMPPKRKKKFGKQDTNSSLTTFDSLTLPENFKKPQDRSEDIIVYRTEHEYTVPQAESAIDPSPAPPKRTRSRSSREPSLYDDDRTSRGADSLILDTNLPPAGDIDGRSESCHESPGYATVDKGGSQQIKTVRRSKSKTPPRRRKSNSSERKYYTVGSSKTVVPNRPPRKKSSISLTTLDSFARRSISGDFTQYDEIDEPQVEDVHKNLKSGEILNKMKDRPLPPPPRPPRGPRKKKNSSVDGLNELDKIMDIESPLTKSPSPYLSSELHQSDIVEIEVSTQTDPLPDDVDFDIEENLNISMSSSLRDIINEDSMLGKLSDKTGSRPTSRSEKSLKLSDPKISGLGRSSPTVILVEKRVSSPTRINERDEMLTEASLTVQPIDVDEREIPEVPPLPKSRKSSAPKPSTVTLSDRTLERISVETSRDVQLDNLVTQRLQVKDLDVGRLNVSELQATKILVSDIEGMTLQVNELDSKSGHISVSGIEFSQSVIDEIAKKFAEMTAVNSNQAIIQVQQSVAQIPSTPKTNNKEEETQTEVSQEEKNKESKIVENIDDDSLSTTFAPPLSIEENIPPQRPPPPDLTPLLYSYLQDLASPPPAIYFPRNLPPTNLPEALHTTPAPPLRRSKRKPAAALSESSSDDARPRPSPRRMPVPVRAQEPTITEAGAQFLRVCHNSITRAVRNLYTSFMNYVHGAQDKRDVQMAMVICLVLVAGLIMFGLSDSRAVHHHHWEFFNPPDIPQ, encoded by the exons ATGGAATTGTCACCagatgaagaaaaaaatatcccACCGGTGccaataaaaacatatcagTGGGAAGATTTGCGAAGAGCTCGAGAGGCTGGAGGTTATCCTTGGACACATTTGCTAAAAGTACCTCTTCAGGAGGAAATAACAGCAGAGTTTATAATCAGATCAACAACGCCCAGAAGAAGTATGTCTCGTGAATTTTCAAGGTCACGTACTCACTCCCCGGTTGTGGAGGCTgtacaaaagattttaaatttagattcaTCTCCTGGAAGTAGCCGAAAACATGATGACGATGGAAGAGATGAAGGTGTTCATATACCGAACTTCTCTAAAGAGATATCCCTAGATTCTGaagatgattttttaaataaaaacacagtgTCAAAATCGTCCATTAGTCTCGTTACTCCGACAGAAAtcccaaaaaatatttctcccaaaagtattttaaaacgtcGCGCACCAGAACCACAGTATATTGGAGTTACGGAAACGCGCGAAAAAACCAAATGTTGTCATCctcttgtaaataaaataaaacatttagctGATAAAACGCTACACAAATTAGATAAGATTGAAAGTGAAAAATCTCCACTATCAAAGCGAAAGAAAAATGAAGAATCCCAAGAAATAAGGCAGTTAAAAAATTCACCCAGTGCCGTAAGGCGACAAAAATTTAGTGCTATAAAGTTAGGGGACTCAGATGAAGTAAGTAAAACAATCTGCGTAGACACACCCCCTCCCAGAAAGAGAAAAGAACATATTTATGAGGATATAGATGATACAGAAGAAATatcttttgaaaatattcaaaatacacCTCAAGATAAGGTCGGAGACTTACAAGAAGATAACGACATTCATGTCGAAAAGAGATCAACTAAATCCTATGACCCTAGTTTAGTCGCTGAAgatacaatttctttaaagGAAGAAGAACATGTTAtggaaatattacataaaaatactgaTCAGAATCATAAAGAAGTTATTGGATATATGGAGGATGATCATGATATAGCTGAAGAAGCAGTTCATGAAGAAACAGCCAACACTTATAATACCTCTCACAACATTACAATTACTGAAATCACTGATGATGAATCCACCAGTAATATGGAACAATCTTCAACGGTACCTATTGAAGTATCACCGAGTCCAAGTCCAAGAGAAATACAACGAAAACGAAAGGAAGAATTTCAAGACAGCGATTGGTCTAAACCAAGCAg tGATCATGAATATGAAATCATCGAAAAGCCAAGCATTACTTACACGACCCCAAGCGTAGATGAAAACCCCAAAATGGTAAAAACCGAAGACGAATTGTCAAGTACTACTTCTTTAGAacgcaaatatttacaaaatcaatCTGATGACGAAGAAATTGATagcaaagaaaatataaatgaggATAAAAAAGAAAGGGCGATGAGTGCAGAAGCTTTACAAAAAGATATTGAAGAacgtttttttgttaatacgcCATCAACGGTATCAAGAACTGAATGTGAAATTAGTACCAGCCAGGTTGACTCGTCTGCGTTGGAAAATTTACCATTAAAAAGAGACAGCCGTACAAAAAATGGAGAGAGCATTGACAGTAAAATACAACAACGATTAAAAGAGGGAAcaggaaaattaaaatcacagGCTGGAAAATTaagaacaaaaattaataatatgaagaTGCCTGATCgacctaaatttaaaatgccaGAAAGACCCAAATTTTCATTACctgataaaagtaaatttagccTACCAGAGAGATCTAAAATAAAGAGCTTCAATATAAAGGATAGGTTTTCTTTGGGAGAACGAAGAAAGTTTTCTTTGCCTGAGAGGCCAAAATTTAATGTTCCCGAGTTTCCGAAGTTTAGAATGCCCGAAAGACTTCTGACTAACTTCCAGAGTTTAGGaaggaaaaaagaaaataaagtgGATGATAACACTGAATCTACTTCCGATTTACAAAACACAGCCACCGTAGATTTCGAAGTAAAAACATATCCAAgactattttcaaaaaaaaagaaaccgCCTCTGCCCAAAACATCGTCTTCTCCCACTTTAAATAGAGAAGATACACCTCCTCCCACTTTTACCTTTACTCGTATGAAGAAGCCGATGGAAGAAACAGCTTATGATCCTGATAGGTCAGAAGAACCACGAGAATACGGTAGTATCGATAACACAGACGGTGATTTTACTTCTGATActgtagaaaaaaaacaatttgaaacGACGTATGATTTTGATAGAATGCCCTCATATGAGTACGAGGAAGAAGATCAAGAATTCCAGAAAGCTGAAAATTTACACCCAGTTTCACAATTATTGCCAAATCAAGAATACACGCAcataaacgaaataaataaagacgaATTTTTTGTTCGACCGAGAGGAATATCTCgagaaaatatacaagtaaGGGAGTACTTGAGCGATGAAATACGACAAGCGTTTCAGACACCGAAAAATGTTTTGGTCACATTGGGAACGGATTCTAGAGACGAAGATTCTAGAGAGCACATGTATGCTAACGACTTAGATGTCGATAATGATATAATCGACGACGAAAATATTAAGTACTCAACAGAAGATATTAATGAAAGGGATGACGGATATTACACATTCCCGCCTGTTAGACCATCTAGAGCAAAacgaaagaagaaagaaactgattcgataaaatatattgacgaTAGCGTAAATGCCAGTATGCAGTTTAGTGACGTTGATTTGGGAATGTCTGACGAGCAACTTGATGATCAACCTATGAATGATAACTTACAAGGTCATATCAATCAGGAATTCTCAGACTTCCCTCCTCCGACTGATTTACGTTCGATTCACGAATATGCAAATGATGAAATTATCGAATATCCTGATCAAGCAGTTCAATCACAAACACTTCCTATGCCACCAAAGCGAAAAAAGAAGTTCGGCAAACAAGACACAAATTCCTCCTTGACAACCTTCGATAGCTTGACACTTccggaaaattttaaaaagcctCAAGATCGCAGCGAAGAT ataatcGTGTATCGAACTGAACACGAATACACTGTTCCTCAAGCTGAATCGGCGATAGATCCAAGTCCTGCGCCACCAAAACGAACCCGTTCGCGAAGTTCTCGTGAACCATCTCTGTATGACGATGATCGAACTTCGAGAGGGGCAGATTCTCTAATACTTGACACAAATCTACCACCCGCCGGAGACATCGATGGGAGATCAGAAAGTTGCCATGAAAGTCCAGGATATGCTACTGTCGATAAAGGGGGTagtcaacaaattaaaacgGTTAGAAGATCTAAAAGCAAAACACCACCACGACGCAGGAAAAGTAATAGttctgaaagaaaatattatactgtAGGCAGTAGTAAAACTGTTGTTCCAAATAGACCGCCTAGGAAAAAATCGTCTATAAGTCTTACAACATTAGATAGCTTCGCGCGACGATCTATAAGTGGTGACTTTACGCAGTACGATGAGATAGATGAACCGCAGGTAGAAGACGTACACAAGAACTTAAAATCAGgggaaattttaaataaaatgaaagatAGACCGTTGCCCCCTCCACCTCGCCCACCCAGAGGAccaagaaagaagaaaaattcATCAGTGGATGGACTAAATGAACTAGATAAAATAATGGATATAGAGAGCCCACTGACAAAGTCTCCTTCGCCCTACTTATCCAGTGAACTCCATCAAAGTGATATAGTAGAAATAGAAGTCTCTACACAAACAGACCCTCTTCCAGATGATGTAGATTTTGACATAGAAGAAAATTTGAACATATCCATGTCTAGTTCCCTAAGGGATATCATAAATGAAGATTCAATGCTTGGTAAATTATCAGATAAAACAGGTTCTCGGCCTACATCAAGATctgaaaaatcattaaaactgTCTGACCCAAAAATATCTGGCCTTGGACGTTCATCGCCAACTGTAATTTTAGTAGAAAAACGTGTATCAAGTCCAACTAGAATAAACGAAAGAGACGAAATGTTAACGGAAGCATCGTTAACTGTTCAACCTATAGATGTTGATGAAAGAGAAATTCCTGAAGTACCTCCCTTACCAAAATCTAGGAAATCTTCTGCACCTAAGCCTTCAACTGTTACATTAAGTGATCGTACCCTTGAAAGGATTTCTGTTGAGACAAGTCGTGATGTTCAATTAGATAACTTGGTTACACAAAGATTGCAAGTGAAAGATCTAGATGTCGGTAGATTAAACGTGTCTGAATTACAAGCTACTAAAATCCTTGTATCAGATATTGAAGGTATGACACTTCAGGTTAATGAATTAGATTCAAAATCAGGCCATATATCAGTAAGTGGCATAGAATTCTCGCAATCCGTTATTGATGAAATTGCTAAGAAGTTTGCAGAAATGACTGCAGTTAATTCAAATCAAGCAATTATACAAGTGCAGCAAAGCGTGGCACAGATACCTTCAACTCCTAAGACCAATAACAAAGAAGAGGAGACGCAAACAGAGGTATCTCAAGAAGAAAAGAACAAGGAAAGTAAAATTGTTGAAAACATTGATGATGATTCTTTGTCTACAACATTTGCACCTCCACTTAGTATCGAAGAAAACATACCACCTCAAAGACCCCCGCCTCCTGATCTTACTCCacttttat